In the genome of Actinomadura luzonensis, the window CGGCCTCGGCGACGATGCCCGCCGCCAGCGGGTCGCCCGCCGCCGCGGCCCGGCCGACCAGCGCGGACAGGGCGGCCAGCCGCATGGGGTCGGCCTGCGCCAGCCGGACGATCCGGTCGGCTACGGCCCGCGGCGCCGGCGGCCGCTCGTCGCCCAGGAAGGCGCGCGCCACGAGCCCGGCGAGCACGCCGGACCCCGCGCCGCCGCGCGTGTCTCCGCCTGGACCTTCGCCTGGGCTTGCGCCCGGGCCGGGCGCGTCGACGGCGGTGACCGGCAGGCCGCGGTCGAAAGCGGCGACGACCGCCTTGGCCGCCGCCCGCCCGATCCAGAACCCCGACCCCGCGTCGCCCAGCAGCCACCCGAGCCCGTCCGCGATCACGTCCAGCTCGAAGCCCTTGATCCGGGCGGCCACCGCGCCCGTGCCGGACAGCAGCAGCGCCCCGTCCGGCTCCGGCGACCCGGCGGCGTACCCGATCGGCACGTCACCGGCGTAGCGCGGCCCCTCGGCGATGCCGTGCGCGGCCCAGACCTTCGCCAGCTCCGCCGCCATCTCGGGCACCTGCCCGGCGACCCCGGCCAGCGACGCCGCGACCCGGCCGCCGTCGTGCCGCCCGAGCGCGGCCGACAGCGCCTCGGCCACGGCCGCCACCGCCTTGGCCAGCCCGTGGGCGGTCGGGTTGCCCGCCCCGGCCCGCGCGTAGCCGACCCGAGTGCCGTCCAGCGCGTGCACGGCGACCCGCGTCGAGGTGGCCCCGGCGTCCACGCCGATCACCAGCGCGCCGGCCACTCGCGATTTCGTCACGGTCCGAGTCTGGGGGTTGACTCCGTCCGGAAGCAAGAATAATTTTCGCCGCAAGGCCGGGTATTCGGAAGGAATATTCGTGACTTCAGGAGCCCTCGGGCGCGTCGAGACGGAACTACCCGGTTTGCCGGAGGCGTTGCGCAGGGTCGGCGAGGTGATCCTCGGCGACCCCGCCGAGGCCGCGCGGTCGACGATCATCGCGCTGGCCGAGCGGGCCGGCAGCTCACCCGCGACCGTCACCAGGTTCTGCCGGGCGTTCGGCTTCTCCGGCTACGCCGAGCTGCGGGTCGCGCTCGCCACCGAGACCGGCCGGGCCGCCCAGGCGGGCTGGGGCGCGGGCGTGGGCCACGAGATCGGTCCCGAGGACCCGCTCGACACCGCCATCGAGGTGATGGCCGCCGCCGACGCCCGCCTCATCCAGGACACCGCCGCCCAGCTCGACCTGGACGTGGTCGCCCGGGTCGCCGACGCCGTCGTGGCCGCGCCCCGGGTGCTGCTGGTGGGCGTGTCCACCAGCGGCGACGTCGCCCGCATGCTGGAGGGGCGGCTGCGCAGGATCGGGATCCCCGGCTGGAGCGCCGGCGACGCGCACGTGGCCCTGTCGGAGGCGGCGCTGCTCAAGGAGGGCGACGTCGCGGTCGGCATCAGCCACCGGGGCCGCACCCGCGAGGTGATGGAGGCGCTGGCCGAGGCCGGCAGCCACGGCGCGCTGACGGTCGCGGTCACCTCCTTCCCGCGCTCGCCGCTGGCCGAGCTGGCCGATCTGGTGCTGACCACCGCCAGCAGGGAGACGACGTTCCGGCTCGGCGGGCTGGCCGCGGTGCACTCACAGGTCTTCGTGCTGGACGCCGTGTACGTCGCCGTCGCCCAGCGCACCTACGAGCGCACGAACGAGGCGTTCGAGCGCACCATCAGCGCCGTGGAGAGCCATCGGGTGGAGAGAGGCTGAATGTCGTACGTCAACGAGGTGCTGGAGCTGGCCCGCCGGGTCGCCGACAGCCAGGCGGAGCAGGTCCGGCGGGCCGCCGCGCTGCTGGTGGCCGCGCTCAAGGCCGGCGGCGTGGTCAACGCCTTCGGCTCGGGCCACTCCGAGGCCATCGCCATGGAGATCGCCGGGCGGGCCGGCGGGCTCGTCCCGAGCAACCGCCTCTCGCCCCGCGACCTGGTCCTGTACGGCGGCCGCCCGCCGAGCGTGCTCACCCCCGAGCTGGAGCGCGACCCGGCGATCGCACACGAGATCTACGCCCTCGCGCCGGTCGCGCCGCAGGACGTGTTCGTGCTGATCTCCAGCTCCGGCGTCAACGGCGCGGTGGTCGAGCTGGCCGGGCTGGTCAAGGAGCGCGGCCACCCGCTGGTCGCCCTCACCTCGGTCGCGCACAGCACCCGCATGACCTCGCGGCACCCGTCGGGGGCCAAGCTCATGGACCTCGCCGACGTCGTGCTCGACAACGGCGCGCCGTACGGGGACGCGATCCTCGACCTGCCGGGCGGCGGCAGCTACGGTGCGGTTTCCACGATCACCTCGGCGCTGCTGGCCCAGATGATGGTCACCGAGGCGGTGGACGAGCTCGTCGCCCTGGGGGAGACGCCCCCGGTCTACCTGTCGGTCAACGTGACCGGCGGCGACGAGCACAACAAAGCCCTGGAGAGCCGCTACCAGGGTCGTATCAGGCGCGGAGCGTGATGATCCGCGGATCATGACAAGTCAGGAGCAATCCGTTATGGCTACCACCCCCCATATCAGCAGGCGCGAACTCCTCCGCGGCGCGGCCCTCGTGCCGGTCGCCGGGGCGCTCGCCGCGTGCGCCACCCCCGCCGCCAAGCCCACCGCGTCCGGCTCGGCCGCCCCGGTCGCGACCAGCGCCGCCAACCCGTTCGGCGTGGACGGCAAGAAGCCGCTGGAGGTGTGGATCTTCGACGGCGGCTTCGGCCAGGACTACGCCAAGAACATCCACGAGCCGCTGTTCAAGAGCAAGTACCCCGGCGCCGAGGTCAAGCACAACGCCACCAAGGAGATCACCAAGGTCCTCCAGCCGCGCTTCGCCGGCGGCAACCCGCCCGAGGTGATCGACAACTCCGGCGCCAACTTCATGGACTTCGGCGCCCTCTCCCAGGACGGCCAGCTCCAGGACCTCACCCCGCTGCTCGACGCGCCGAGCTGGGACGACCCGAACGTCAAGGTCAGGGACACCATCGACCCGTCGGTCGTGGAGATCGGCACCTACGACGGCAAGTTCAGCGTCCTCGGCTACGTCAACTACATCCACGGCATCTGGTACTCCCAGAAGGTCTTCCGCGACAACGGCTGGGAGGTGCCCAAGACCTGGGACGCCTTCCTCAAGCTGTGCGAGACGATCAAGAAGTCCGGCAAGATGGCGCCCTTCACCTACGCCGGCAAGTTCCCCCAGTACCTCTACGAGCCGCTGCTCACCATGGCCGCCAAGGTCGGCGGCAACGAGGTGCTGGTCAACATCGACAACCTGGAGGACGGCGCCTGGACGGCCGAGGCCATGAAGACCGCCGCCACGGCATGGGCCGAGATCGGCGCGAAGTACCTCATGGAGGGCACCACCGGCCTCGACCACGTGCAGACCCAGACCGCCCAGAACAAGTACAAGGTGGCCATGCTGCCCTCCGGCTCCTGGCTGGAGAACGAGCAGAAGACCACCACCCCGCCCGACTTCGAGTACGGCATGTTCCCGATCCCCGACGTCACCGGATCCGACAAGATGCCGTACGGCACCCTGCACACCCAGCCGGGCGAGAACTTCATCGTCTCCGCCAAGAGCCCCAACCCGCAGGCCGGCATGGAGTACCTGCGGGCGATGGTGTCGAAGAAGGCGGCCGGCGAGTTCAGCGAGCTGGTCCGCACGCTGACCGTGGTCAAGGGCGCCACCGAGGGCCGCGACATCTCCCCGGGCGTCACCAGCGCCACCAAGGCCGTCACCGCCGCCGGGTCCAACACCGTCTACTACCGCTGGCACAACTGGTACGGCCCGCTCAAGGACGAGGCGATCGCCGCGACCGGCCAGCTCATGTCCGGCGGCCTCACCCCCGACCAGTACCTGGAGCGCATCCAGAAGAAGGCCGACGAGATCAAGAACGACTCCTCGATCAAGAAGTACAAGCGCTGATGCTGTTCAACAGATATCGCCGCGGGCTGTTCATCACCTCGTTCCTGGCAGCCCCGGTGATTCTCTACCTGGTCTACGTGATCTCCCCGTACGTCCAGGCGTTCTACATCGCGATGACCGACTGGCGCGGCGTCACGGCCACGCCGGCGTTCATCGGCCTGGACAACTTCGTGCGGCTCTTCGGCGACAGCATCTTCTGGAAGGCCGTCACCCACAACCTGGCCCTGCTGGTGCTGCTGCCGTTGATCACCATCGTCCTCGCCCTGTTCTTCGCCTTCCTGCTCAACGTGGGCGGCCCGCAGGGCGTGGGCGGCATCCGCGGCTCCCGCTTCTACCGGGTGGTGTTCTTCTTCCCGCAGGTGCTGGCCGTGGCCGTGGTGGCGGTGCTGTTCCAGCAGGTG includes:
- a CDS encoding BadF/BadG/BcrA/BcrD ATPase family protein, with the protein product MTKSRVAGALVIGVDAGATSTRVAVHALDGTRVGYARAGAGNPTAHGLAKAVAAVAEALSAALGRHDGGRVAASLAGVAGQVPEMAAELAKVWAAHGIAEGPRYAGDVPIGYAAGSPEPDGALLLSGTGAVAARIKGFELDVIADGLGWLLGDAGSGFWIGRAAAKAVVAAFDRGLPVTAVDAPGPGASPGEGPGGDTRGGAGSGVLAGLVARAFLGDERPPAPRAVADRIVRLAQADPMRLAALSALVGRAAAAGDPLAAGIVAEAARHLVATLRRVHVSGPVVLAGSVLTSAGPVRRAVTELLAGERVTTAGDAAGAAAWLAARPLMTADEAAALHAAFTAAAP
- a CDS encoding MurR/RpiR family transcriptional regulator → MTSGALGRVETELPGLPEALRRVGEVILGDPAEAARSTIIALAERAGSSPATVTRFCRAFGFSGYAELRVALATETGRAAQAGWGAGVGHEIGPEDPLDTAIEVMAAADARLIQDTAAQLDLDVVARVADAVVAAPRVLLVGVSTSGDVARMLEGRLRRIGIPGWSAGDAHVALSEAALLKEGDVAVGISHRGRTREVMEALAEAGSHGALTVAVTSFPRSPLAELADLVLTTASRETTFRLGGLAAVHSQVFVLDAVYVAVAQRTYERTNEAFERTISAVESHRVERG
- a CDS encoding sugar isomerase domain-containing protein; the encoded protein is MSYVNEVLELARRVADSQAEQVRRAAALLVAALKAGGVVNAFGSGHSEAIAMEIAGRAGGLVPSNRLSPRDLVLYGGRPPSVLTPELERDPAIAHEIYALAPVAPQDVFVLISSSGVNGAVVELAGLVKERGHPLVALTSVAHSTRMTSRHPSGAKLMDLADVVLDNGAPYGDAILDLPGGGSYGAVSTITSALLAQMMVTEAVDELVALGETPPVYLSVNVTGGDEHNKALESRYQGRIRRGA
- the ngcE gene encoding N-acetylglucosamine/diacetylchitobiose ABC transporter substrate-binding protein, with the translated sequence MATTPHISRRELLRGAALVPVAGALAACATPAAKPTASGSAAPVATSAANPFGVDGKKPLEVWIFDGGFGQDYAKNIHEPLFKSKYPGAEVKHNATKEITKVLQPRFAGGNPPEVIDNSGANFMDFGALSQDGQLQDLTPLLDAPSWDDPNVKVRDTIDPSVVEIGTYDGKFSVLGYVNYIHGIWYSQKVFRDNGWEVPKTWDAFLKLCETIKKSGKMAPFTYAGKFPQYLYEPLLTMAAKVGGNEVLVNIDNLEDGAWTAEAMKTAATAWAEIGAKYLMEGTTGLDHVQTQTAQNKYKVAMLPSGSWLENEQKTTTPPDFEYGMFPIPDVTGSDKMPYGTLHTQPGENFIVSAKSPNPQAGMEYLRAMVSKKAAGEFSELVRTLTVVKGATEGRDISPGVTSATKAVTAAGSNTVYYRWHNWYGPLKDEAIAATGQLMSGGLTPDQYLERIQKKADEIKNDSSIKKYKR